From the Aspergillus puulaauensis MK2 DNA, chromosome 1, nearly complete sequence genome, the window CACTGCCATCAGGGTTATGCGCAAACCTACAGGTAATTCGTGCTCTGTGGTCCATTCCGTCCGTTTCGCCTTCATGATGCTCTGCAGCTTCAACAATGTAGGCAGAGCTATTGCACCTGCGGTTGAAGCAATGTAAAGCGGAGAATCTGGGGATAGCCCTAGGAGTGCGCAGAACTCTCGTGTAAATGAGTGCGAAACATCAGACCACGCAGATGAGTTATCGAAGATATTCTTGTAAGGCGAGCCTGGTAAATTAGGGCTGAAAGCCATTCCTCCCATAAGTTGCTCGATTTCTCGCAAATACCTGGGCAGGAACACATGAAATTCGCGCCGGGCGTATTTCAAAGCTGCTTGTCGCCCTTCGGACGTAGGCCCGCGCTGCTCAAGTCCACCGTGAAACAGCCAAACGAACTGCAGTCTGCATAACTCAAATTCGAGGTTGCTACCTCTCGCTTCGAGCATTGCTTTATTTTCCTCCTTCCTGGACCATTCTATCGCCGGCAACAAATTATTGTTCTCCTTCATTTCGTGGAGTATTCGCCACATGTTGTGGAATTCGGCGCGGACCCTACTCGATGACACACCATCGATATCGAGGAGCGCAGCGGCTTCGTCCATGATATCAGAATCGACCTCCTGTTGTCGTTCGGCCGCCTTTTTCTCTGCTACTTCCCTAAGGAACGAAGACGCCACAGAAAACTGCCCCTCCCGCAGTAAATGCATGGCGATAGCTCTATTGATGAGCTCTTCGTGCGACTCGAGGACATCGTGTTCGGAGCTTGGTAACGGCCTGTCTTTAAAAAGCTGGGAGCCATTAGATTACTGCATGTATAATAGGAATATCCATGGGTATGCTACCTTATCCAACGCCTTCGAAAATTTATTGAGACCACTGTGAGTCTCCTTGAGATTATCGTTGATAGAATCAAACGTCGACTTGATCGGATTCTGGAGTTTCGCCAGCGATATCGACGCCTGGTCGGGGTCTAATGTTGCGCGCAAATCAGCCAAACTATAAATCTGGGAATACTGGCCGGCAAGATCCGGCAGCATAGTCACATTAGGCGGACGAACCGGAAGCGATCTTGTCTCGGGTGGACTGGAGCAAGTCTATTGCATCCTGTACATTCTGAATACTTTGAGACGATTTCAGCCTTTTCGATAGGCGCTCATGTTCCTTCTGAACGAGATCCATGGTGACGGGAGTCCGCGGCGGCCTTCCAAGCGGAGCTAAGTCCCACGGTTACCGCTCGTTCTAAGTTCGAAGAGCAAAAGCCATGTGGTATTGCCAAGTTGTAGAGCTCTTCACCCAACAGATCCGGGCGCTTTAGTAAATAGTCTTTTAACGACGAACTCTAGTGGTTCAATCGAGCGGGAGGTCATGGGCGCAGCGTAACGAAGGTGAGGAGATAGGTAAGTCAGGCCCGCATGATCCATCCCCAATTACGACATGGGTCGTCACGTGCTGAGTCATTACCCCTCGCCAAAAGCACGGGCAAATGGTgacaaggaaaaggagaGGTCGCTAAAAAGGCTAGATTTGATACTAAACTATCATAATAAGCTAGACATGAGAGATTCAACAGGCAGCTGAGCAAATAATCCTGATATCTTCTTCGTGTCAAAGGTGGAAAAACCCCTGTCTTGGCAATTCTCCGCAAAGTTGAGATTATCGCCCATCAAACAATCATACGATAGCGGTATATCCACTGCGAGAACACGGAGGAGTTCAAGCGAAATAACCCTTGTTTGTCATAACTTCCCCGACAAGTGAACACCAAATGGTCACGCCGATATCGAATCTCGATCTATGAATCAGTCAAGCAACAGTCACAACTCCGGGCTGTCTGTCGAGTCATCTTCCCAAAACAGACCAATCATCGGTCGAAGCTACAAAAGGAAAACCTCTCGCTTACCACTAGCGCGGCAGAGAAGTCTTGGCGGGTGTATATAAGCTCCACGTCGCCCCCGAGATTTTAGaactttttcttcttttttttcttcatcctaGTGCAAGGGTTTTACGCGTATCAGTGAGGAGCAATCCGAGATCGCGTTTTTGCTAGTTGAAAACTACCTACTTGACCGCTCCAATTGGCCTTCGGGTCGGTTGGGAATTTTTGAAAAAAAAGTTGCCCTGACTTCAATTTATTGAAGCCAGTTTGTGATGGGTTCCTCGTCgcgttcttggtcttcttttcACTGCTTCGCCTCCCTTGTTTGGAGGCATGtagagaagagaagttcGATACCCTAGTAGAAGAATGTACACTGTAAATATGGGAGTACTAAGATCTGGAAAATAGTTGGTTTCTTGTACTTGTACTCGATGAATTCTGGAGCCAGTCTTCATACCATCCTCCGTATATGTTTGGTGACTTGACTATACGGATACCTGGTTGCCATTTCATTTACATGCCACTTCCTACTTGCACCCAACACCATGCTAGGTCTCAGGTGTGCTTTAACTGCTCATAACCGTTTTGTTCTATCCTCATAGGTGTATTTGACTTCAAATCTTTATCTTGAGTAACTCTTGCAACTTCTCCGAATGTCTCCGTCTCTGCGATAGAATTTCCTCGTCAACACTAGCTTCATACATCGCGTGGACAACATCGTCAGGGTGTTTTCCGGGATCAAAACACTGAAGCGGCACCTGCTTGCGACAACATCCCATGTTCTCTGTACCCCGGAGTCCGTGCAAATTAGCTCTTGGATCTCAACAGTTTGAGAGAGTGGCGCCGTAAACTTCCTTTTTGAATGTCTCCAGAGAGACAAAACTACGTTAGACAAAAGTCGGGGATATGGCATTTTTAGCCTACTCGGCACTTGTAGGTGCTACAAATTTCCGGGGTTGTGGCCAAGTCAGTGGTCACGCAAATAATGGGAGATGCTGTGAGCCACGAGCTTGCTAACCGCGCGCCATGCGGAATGAGGAAAATTTGGAGCGGTGGAAACCAATCAGATAGGAAAGAACGGCGAATATGAAACTCATTCCTGCAAAAGCACAGGCGGCAATGGTTCATCTCGTAAATGCTTTCCCGTGCATTGATGATCTTTTCGATGTGGAACAGCCACCAAGACAGGAAGACAGGCTGATAGCTCTAATATGGCTCGCGATCTTTAATCCAATCTACACCATTTACTCTCTCACCCTCATGACTTTCTCCATTATGGAGGACGCCGATCCTGGTGCTGAAGAACGCCGAACTGTGTATGAAAAAGGCTTTCGCATCTGGCAAAGCCTCTATATACGTGCTACGCAAGCATCCGGCTTTCCCCAAAATTGCTTTCAGATCCAGCCAGCACTTCTACACCATCCTTATTTTCCACACGACTTGGATCTGGAACTTACTTACAGCTATCTCTCTGTTCCTGGAATATCAATCTGGAAAGGATCACATGAGCCCTGCGACATACCTCTGCTGGAACGACATCTTCAAATTCCAGTCTCAATTAACTTTCCAACTCCTCTTAGTATATCTGCAGACCTAGACCAAAGCCATCAGAAATGGTTTAACACAGAGGAAAATCACCTCTCTGTCCTAATGTTTGCGTGGAGTTATATCCTTTCAGCACGTTGGGCTCAACTCATGCCCGAAGCCATACTTGAATATACCGACAGCAAAGCATACGACAGCGACAAACCCCGAGAACAAGGTTCTACTGTGGTGGATAtaggtgttgttgatgatgacgTAGTAAGATGGTGGTCTGCTGTTTTAGCTCCtggagaaggctgggaagcctatattactattaaaaaagataaatttCGATCCCCTTGGTCAATATCTCTTCCAGCAAACCCGAAATTCAGCCTCTCCTATCACAAAAACCATTGTTTGCTATCAGATACAGCCGTATCAGTTGCGACTGCCTTCCGCTTCCTATCCGATTACTGCGCTCTGCATGATATTATAGATCAAGGCTATGCAGCATTATCAGCCGTGTTATTTCTTCCACTTTTGCATGGTAGCAGAAAAGATATTGTTCTGCCAGACCCGAAATTTAGCCACGGCCGGAGGTTTAAAGTAGGGTTATCAAAGTGCAAAGTACAACATGACCTTGATTGGGTACACGAAGTCCATCATCTGGACAAACTTCTCACCTTAAGCTGCAATACTAGAGGAATACGTTCCCTGCTATCGAGTGTCTTTTATGAGCCTGGAATAGCTTGCAATGTTGTAAGCCCATGGCTGCAATCCATGTTCGCTGTTTTAAACTCTATTGAGGACAATCGCATTCTTGCCCATATGCTGATGAGTCGAGTTCCGCACCTCGCCTTTTTCTGGCTTGGAGGAGCAATCATGGGCATTCATAAGGATGTCTTACGAGATGGCCAATTTGGACTAATCCCTACTGAGCCACATGCTGCGGCGTGGTCTGGAACTATGCAATCATTCATGCAAGAGCCTATCCATCCAGCAGCAAATGAGTCTATTCTGCGCTCTGACGAATGTCGACTTCTCTATCTTACCCAGGAGGAACATCACACTAGCTGGCCTGTATGTCAGTGGACGCCGTTTGGTACCACAGCTCTTAAAGACACTGAAATTGACGTCCGCCTGCATGCAAACTGTACCGTTCATAGCCTTCAATATGCAGGTTGGAAGTGGACTTGCCGAAATAGTAGCGTGGTATATCAAATGGCCGAGCCCGCTCTTACACCGGCTTTCTCGCCAGCGGAGCCAGTGGTGCCAAATATCACAATTAATTACGAAGCTCTCGACCATGGGGAGGACTCTGCATCGGAAAATGCAACACGAAGTATCTTCAGCTGGCTGCGAGTTGAAGGGTATCCTCCAAACGAGAAAAAAATACACGAGTGGATTAACATTGATGATTCTGATGATGAATTATCGATGGACAAAGATTCAGGAAAGAGTGACAAAACTTTAAGGACTAATGTGGAAGATTGGATAGATCATAATGTCTATATTACTTGAGAATATTCTATAGATATACCCTAGAACAGGACGAGGCGGCGGCATATCTTCAATCCATTCTTGTGAACTTTGCGCGAGACCCAATCCACGGCCTGACTGAAATGGGATTCCCAGAGTACGACCCCGCCGGTAAGAATCTGGTACAGCTGGTAAAGGGCAGTTCCCTGGTGTCGTTCAATGCGAGCACCGGCTATGATGGAGCGTGTTGATAAGTCTTGGATATCATTGGTCGAGGGCCTGTATGAGTTTCGTCTGTTCTTTTAACTCAGATTGAGTTGTGGCTGAATGCCACTAGGCAACCATTTTCCAAAATACAGGATGATTAGCCGTGCTGACAGATGGGAGTGGCGTTATGTCTCGGATATCGAGCAAGTGGGCATCAAAGGAGCAACTCTATAGAGGATATCGAGTTGATGGTCATACGTAGTCGTAGAAGCCTGAGGGGTTGAAACTTGAAAGTGATTAGGCCCGGGAGGAGCCGTTGGAATCATGGATTCATGGATTCATGTGCGCGGGTGTTGGCTGGCACGGTGGCACACCGCTCCGCGGAGTCCCTCTCGGTCCTGGTTGAGTCCAGGTGCAAGTGACGTCGCCGCCATATAAATTCCCCCATttgctcctcttccagctccagaaccTGAATGGTATGAGTGTTCCCCGAGCCCCGTCCCTTTTCGCTTACACTTAAGGCTGAGAAATCTCTCGGTCTTGGATATGTCACcgctcctttctttttcgtGGGCTGTTTCTGGCTGTTTGGGAGGTTTGATGTTATTCTGAAGAGCTCTCTGCAGTTCTTCAACCAGCGACTGTTAATTCTCCTACCCCTTCGCAAACCTACGATGCCTATTATTTGTCCTACGCGCCCGTACAGCAGAAATTGTACGGTTACCCACCATGTCTTCGACGGCTCCTCCTGGCGCACACGCCGCCTCTCCTACCACAAATCGCGAAACCACGAGACCCCCCGCCAATGCTGTCGAGAGCCCACCCTCCAAGCCTCATGGGCCTGAACGACCATCCTTCCGCCCCGGCCACCAAAAGATCGCCTTCACGGATCCTGTCGCACTGCGGTacctggaagaagatccgtCGACTATCGTGCTGCACCGACGCTTAACTCTAGAGGGTTATGAGATATACATTGTTGAGCAGTGGGCGTGCTCGAGGATACACCCCACTTTCATCATTACAACATACACAGGGGATCCGTCGCATAAAGTGGTCGTTGGCGTGCTAGGTTTTCCTACAGACCCGTCCGCGTGGTCGCCCAGGTTGAAACTGTACTTCAACGCTGTGAAGCGATGCCAGCTACGAGAGAAGGAAACGCCTTTGGGTACAGTCATGGTGACCGATCTGAACTCGTTTCCGTCAGGTCTAACGATCATACATGTACCTCATGGCGATGTCATTAAACACCGGGAAGATTTCATTGTAAATGAGAACCTCAAAAGGTTGGGCTGCGCTGGGCGAGCCGGGTTGAAGCTCCAACCCCCAGCAACTGCTACCGTGGCGAAGTTTCATCAACTCTACCGGACGAGCGAAACGGTTCCCCTCTACAGCGCTGTGGTGGAGCTTGTTAAACAGTGTCAGATCGCCTTGATGATGTTCCTCAACTTAGCACCAGAATATGTGGATGGACTGCTTTGTGATATTACAGAAACTGCTGTAGGGGACTGGTGGACTGATTTCGGGATGGACCTATACAACATTGAACCAAGCGATGGGAGACTCGGACCAACTACAGTGGCAGCCTTGCTAGGAACGCTCATGGGAGCTCGCAACCGGCTTCATGCGTGGGGTGTTCCCGTCAGCAAGGATCCATTTGACATATCCAGCCTCAAGCGCGCGATTGGAAGTTTTCAGAAGTCTCAGAAAATGAAACGTACCCGGCGGTTGGACCGCCGTACTTTGGATCGATTACACCGAGTCACTGCCAAGGCAGCAAACGCAGAGGGCTGGACCGATGCCGTCAAATCAACAATGGCCGAGCTCAGTGGCCACGGTGGTGAAATGGTCATGGGCATGGTTCgtgggaaggagaaaggtggaattgctgatatcgaaaatattgatattgacaACTTCACCCAGCTAATAACCGGTGAACGGGCAAAATGGTTATGGCGAGGAAAACCGCGCAAAAGTGCCATTGAGTCTAACGGCCCACCTGCTGCAGATATGATGTTCACCACCGATGAACAAGGCGGCTATGTCTGGACCAGTCGCAAACGTCATTCGCACGAAGACTTGGGTGTGAACCCCTCTTACCAGAAATCAGACCGTTCCTGGAAGCAGTCGGACACGGCTGGCTTTCCCGAAGAGAAGGACCAAAACCTCGGCTCAATGGTCCGGAGAGGCGTCAGTGGGAAGGTGTTAGATGCACGAATAGGATTTGGCAAATTCAAAGACGCGGTCGGGCTACCTGGTCGTCGATCACTTTTACAGAAGACCAAGGATGGGACGGAATTTGGTGGTGATTCTACCCAACTCGCCTTAGCGGATAGCGATGTGGAGGCTGGGCTGTCGACGACAACCGAAATAGGCGCTCAACCTGCATACGAGGGTAGCCCTTTGCTCGAAACACAAAATTCGAATGATGCCGAACAGAGGTCACCGCTGGAACTTGCCAGGCAAGCTTCTGAAAAGGTGCCGCCAGCAATCACGGTAGACCATGTTGCAACCAACGAGGACACGGACACGTCACGTAAAGACTCTACAGCCCGAACCGATGAAGACTTACAGGACTTGGACCGATTCAAATCGCAATCTACTGACGTATCGGGCCTTTCGGGCGATCAAGAGAACGTGCCAACAGCCGCATCTTGTGCCATGGCCCTGCGAAGACCACATAGTTGTGACGAATTAAATTATGACAGCGACCTTGAACGCAGAGACGAGTATTGGCCACGGCATCTATCCTTCAGCACCGTTGAGGAGGTCGTGCTAGCCCGGAAGGGACTAGACGATAACATGATTTTCGAAAAGCCCAACGCATCTCTAGAGGAGGCCATAATCCACGAGGATGTGCTGGCCTCTGATGCACAGATTTCGGGGTACCGGATCCGGGATCTTGAGATGAAAACAGTTCCATGGGTCGAGAATCAAGTGTCTTCGGTTGACAAACTAAACCAAAGACTCTACGAAACACATGAGAAACTCAGCTCGGACTATCTTGAACGATTTGAGTTATACCAACAGGTCCGAGAGAAATCCAGCGACTTACTAGCTGGCGAGCACTCTCAACTAACAGAGCCCATGAGACGAGTTGAAATGCTAGGCGCAAAACTTGACTACGAACTACACGCTCTAGAGTCCaaggttgaagatgttgagACCGGACTCGGAGAATTTGAACGACATGTTGACGATATAGAACAGAGAATCAAATCTCTGGTtcgcggagaagaagagaagcagaactaCTCATGGCTGGCCTGGTTATTCAGACTAGGTGGACAGTAGTGGCCTGAGAACGCTCCATCTGCCTACAACACTTGGCGGCACTTATCAACTTTTGTATATAGTACCTATGTATTAATTATGATGCACATAGTCCCGGAATAGATCTGAACTCTGAAATTTGCATGGACCGCGGCCAACTATAACCAAACTCAGAAAATTACAGCAAAACCACAACGAACTCGAGCGCTGACCATGAGAAGAGAATCAAACAAATATTTCATTACACAGCCAAAGTAAAATACAAGGTATCAGGTAAAAGTACACCCTTTACATGCCAATTCCACCACCCTGTCTGCCAGCAGCCTCGCCCTGCATCTTCTCACTGACCTTGATGTTGACCTCGAAGAACTTGCCAACGCAGCGGTCAAGGCAGACAGACTCGCCCTTGTTGAGATCGGCCTCGCGGTAGTCGTTAGGAATGCACTTCTTGGAGCACGAGTCCGTTAAGCTAGAAAAGAGCTCGCGTTAGAACAAGTATATAGAGGCTGCGCGAAATATATTTCGTGACGGGCATTTGAACGGGTTAACAAAGAGCGTATTTGACGAACCGGTTGAACATGTCTGAGATCATTTCGACTTCGGTCTCTGCGGCAGCAATCTTCTGCTCCGAGCTCATCTTGGGGGCGCCGCCGAATAGGAAAGacatgatgacgatgggTGGTTTGGATTGGGATTATGCGAGAACTGTTGAGACGGTCGGCGGTTAGTAATTTGATCTCCGCAAAGCTGTAATATGAGGCTAAGGGGTCTCTTGAATACTCACAATTAATGGAGAGATGGAATAAGATTTGATTCGAAAGGTTGTTGCAGTGAAATTATGCAGCTCCGACTCTGCGGAAGTTGAGTCGGAAGCTTCGGCTCACCGCCTTCGGGTTTTCTTAAATGCTGCTCAGAGCCTTTTCTCGCTCCACAACCTCTAAACAATCCTCATCTTGATTTTATCTTTTGTGATGAATGCAATGATATAGACCTTCCTTCCAATGCAGTCGATTCGCCCCTGGTGGGCGTCACCGTTGAAGGGAAGGTATTTGTCTTCAAGGTAAGACAATCCCCGTTTTGCTTTTCTCCCCAGATCCATCCACTGCAATCGCATGATGAATCAAGTCCCTTACAGAACCGCTGCAATCCGACGCTTGGTTTTTCCAGGCTATGAATGCACATGGAGCTATAGATTCTTGAATCTCTGATTTTGTGTTCATTTGGATAATTATGTTTTGGTCAC encodes:
- a CDS encoding ubiquitin-protein ligase RMD5 (BUSCO:EOG09263QPR;~COG:O;~EggNog:ENOG410PIAN;~InterPro:IPR027370,IPR037683,IPR013144,IPR044063, IPR013083,IPR006594,IPR027711,IPR024964;~PFAM:PF10607,PF13445;~TransMembrane:1 (o304-321i);~go_function: GO:0004842 - ubiquitin-protein transferase activity [Evidence IEA];~go_function: GO:0005515 - protein binding [Evidence IEA]), which encodes MDLVQKEHERLSKRLKSSQSIQNVQDAIDLLQSTRDKIASDPDQASISLAKLQNPIKSTFDSINDNLKETHSGLNKFSKALDKLFKDRPLPSSEHDVLESHEELINRAIAMHLLREGQFSVASSFLREVAEKKAAERQQEVDSDIMDEAAALLDIDGVSSSRVRAEFHNMWRILHEMKENNNLLPAIEWSRKEENKAMLEARGSNLEFELCRLQFVWLFHGGLEQRGPTSEGRQAALKYARREFHVFLPRYLREIEQLMGGMAFSPNLPGSPYKNIFDNSSAWSDVSHSFTREFCALLGLSPDSPLYIASTAGAIALPTLLKLQSIMKAKRTEWTTEHELPVEIPLPPSYLFHSIFVCPVSKEQSTDENPPMMMPCGHVIAEESLKRLCKGTRFKCPYCPSESSPKDAKIVFL
- the TIM10 gene encoding Tim10/DDP family zinc finger protein (COG:U;~EggNog:ENOG410PS46;~InterPro:IPR004217,IPR035427,IPR027100;~PFAM:PF02953;~go_component: GO:0042719 - mitochondrial intermembrane space protein transporter complex [Evidence IEA];~go_process: GO:0045039 - protein insertion into mitochondrial inner membrane [Evidence IEA]), which gives rise to MSFLFGGAPKMSSEQKIAAAETEVEMISDMFNRLTDSCSKKCIPNDYREADLNKGESVCLDRCVGKFFEVNIKVSEKMQGEAAGRQGGGIGM